From Sceloporus undulatus isolate JIND9_A2432 ecotype Alabama chromosome 6, SceUnd_v1.1, whole genome shotgun sequence, one genomic window encodes:
- the DPP8 gene encoding dipeptidyl peptidase 8 encodes MAAAMETEQPGFEIFETAENEENVVPEEKAKLEPYYVERYSWSHLKKLLMDTRKYHGCLMAKAPHDFTFVKKNDPEGPHSDRIYYLAMSGENRENTLFYSDIPKSVNKAAVLMLSWKPLLDLFQASLDYGMYSREEELLRERKRIGTIGIASYDYHQESGTFLFQAGSGIYHVKDGGPHGFTKQPLRPSLVETSCPNIRMDPKICPADPNWIAFIHSSDIWISNLETKEERRLTFVHKEFANIEEDPKSAGVATFVLQEEFDRYTAYWWCPRAEPTSGGGKILRILYEENDESEVEIIHVTSPMLETRRTDSFRYPKTGTANPKVTFKLAEIMIDVDGRISDVVDKELVQPFEILFDGVEYIARAGWTREGKYAWAILLDRSQTRLQITLLPPALFIAVEDDAMERQKLIDAVPDSVTPLIIYEETTDVWINIHDIFHIFPQTHEDVIEFIFASECRTGFRHLYRITTVLKESRYKRSNGGLPTPSDFLCPIKEELPITSGEWEVLGRHGSNIRVDEAKKLVYFEGTKDTPLEHHLYVASYENPGEVKRLTESGFSHACCVSQNCDMVISKFSSQKTPHQVSLYKLTGLEDDVANKSKEFWATILDSTGPLPDYIPPEIFSFESSSGFVLYGMMYKPHNLQPGKKYPTVLFIYGGPQVQLVNNRFKGVKYFRLNTLASLGYAVVVIDNRGSCHRGLNFEGAFKHKMGQIEISDQVEGLQYLASRYEFIDLDRVGIHGWSYGGYLSLTALLQRPDIFKVAVAGAPVTLWLFYDTGYTERYMGHPDNNEQGYYLGSVAMQADKFPSEPNRLLLLHGFLDENVHFAHTSILLSFLVRAGKPYDLQIYPQERHSIRVPESGEHYELHLLYYLQENLGSRMAALKAVP; translated from the exons cTATGTCTGGTGAGAACAGGGAAAACACACTTTTCTATTCCGATATTCCCAAGAGCGTAAACAAGGCCGCTGTCCTCATGCTTTCCTGGAAGCCTCTCTTAGACCTTTTTCAG GCTAGCTTGGACTACGGGATGTACTCCCGCGAGGAGGAGTTGTTGCGGGAGAGGAAGCGGATCGGGACGATAGGGATTGCCTCTTACGATTACCACCAGGAAAGCGGGACGTTTTTGTTCCAAGCGGGGAGCGGGATTTACCACGtgaaagatggcggcccccatgggtTCACG AAACAGCCTTTGAGGCCCAGTTTGGTGGAGACAAGTTGCCCAAACATACGGATGGATCCCAAGATATGCCCAGCCGATCCCAACTGGATTGCCTTTATCCACAGCAGTGACATCTGGATCTCCAATCTGGAAACCAAGGAAGAAAGGAGACTGACCTTTGTTCACAAAG AATTTGCCAACATCGAGGAAGACCCAAAATCCGCCGGGGTTGCTACGTTTGTGCTTCAAGAGGAATTCGATAGATACACGGCATACTGGTGGTGTCCCAGGGCAGAGCCAA CTTCTGGAGGAGGCAAGATCCTCAGGATTCTTTATGAAGAGAATGATGAGTCGGAGGTGGAGATCATCCACGTCACGTCCCCCATGTTGGAGACCAGAAGGACAGATTCCTTCCGCTATCCCAAAACAG GCACTGCAAACCCCAAAGTAACTTTCAAGTTGGCCGAAATAATGATCGATGTGGACGGCAGA ATTTCTGATGTTGTCGACAAAGAGCTCGTCCAGCCCTTTGAAATCCTGTTCGACGGCGTGGAATATATTGCCAGAGCAGGATGGACTCGGGAAGGGAAATA cgCTTGGGCCATTTTGCTTGACCGCTCCCAAACACGGCTCCAGATTACGTTGCTGCCCCCAGCGTTGTTCATCGCTGTGGAAGATGATGCCATGGAGAGGCAGAAACTGATTGATGCTGTGCCTGACTCTGTCACGCCATTGATCATTTATGAAGAAACTACAGACGTCTGGATAAAT ATCCATGATATCTTCCACATCTTCCCTCAAACCCATGAGGATGTGATCGAGTTCATCTTCGCCTCCGAGTGCAGGACGGGATTTCGGCACCTCTACAGAATCACTACCGTTTTAAAGGAGAGCAGATACAAGCGGTCGAATGGAGGGCTCCCTACTCCAA gTGATTTCTTGTGCCCCATTAAAGAAGAGCTTCCAATTACTAGCGGGGAATGGGAAGTCCTTGGCCGGCATGGTTCCAAT ATCCGGGTCGATGAAGCTAAAAAACTGGTATATTTTGAAGGTACGAAGGATACTCCCTTGGAGCATCACTTGTACGTTGCTAGCTACGAAAACCCAGGAGAAGTCAAGCGGCTGACGGAAAGCGGTTTCTCACACGCCTGCTGCGTCAGCCAG AACTGTGACATGGTTATTTCTAAATTCAGCAGCCAAAAGACCCCGCACCAGGTGTCCCTTTATAAACTGACCGGCCTGGAAGACGACGTTGCCAACAAGTCAAAGGAATTTTGGGCCACCATTTTAGATTCTACAG gtcCTCTCCCAGATTACATTCCCCCCGAGATCTTCTCCTTTGAGAGTTCCTCAGGATTTGTGCTTTATGGGATGATGTATAAGCCTCACAATCTACAACCTGGGAAGAAATATCCAACGGTGCTTTTTATATATGGCGGCCCCCAG GTGCAGCTGGTGAACAACAGGTTTAAAGGGGTCAAATATTTCCGCTTGAACACGCTGGCTTCCTTGGGTTACGCTGTTGTGGTGATTGACAACAGGGGCTCTTGCCACCGAGGTTTGAACTTCGAAGGTGCCTTTAAACATAAGATG GGCCAAATTGAAATTAGTGACCAAGTGGAAGGTTTGCAGTACTTGGCTTCCCGGTACGAATTCATCGATTTAGATCGGGTAGGCATTCACGGCTGGTCCTACGGCGGGTACCTCTCTCTCACCGCGTTGCTTCAGAGGCCAGACATCTTCAAG GTCGCTGTGGCCGGGGCGCCCGTCACGCTGTGGTTGTTCTACGACACCGGATACACCGAGCGTTACATGGGCCACCCGGATAACAACGAACAGGGCTATTACCTTGGCTCTGTCGCTATGCAAGCAGATAAATTTCCTTCCGA GCCCAACAGGTTGCTGCTACTTCACGGGTTCTTAGATGAAAATGTTCACTTTGCACACACTAGTATCTTGCTGAGTTTTCTGGTCAGGGCTGGGAAGCCCTATGATCTGCAG ATTTATCCCCAGGAAAGACACAGCATCCGAGTCCCTGAGTCTGGAGAGCACTATGAACTTCACCTCTTATATTACCTCCAAGAAAACCTAGGATCGCGCATGGCTGCGTTGAAGGCAGTGCCGTGA